The following is a genomic window from Acidimicrobiales bacterium.
CGAGTTGCAGCTGACGGCGACGGACTCCGGCGGCACGTCCGATACGAAGAGCGTGCTGCTCTACCCGCAGACCGTCGCGCTGTCGTTCGCCACCCAGCCTTCCGCGCTCCGTCTGGTCGTGGGGAGCACGGAGGCGACGGCGCCGTTCAGCCGCACAGTGATCATCGGGTCGAGCAATTCGGTGAGCGCTCCGACGCCGCAGTTCCTGAACAACTCGGAGTACGCGTTCGACTCGTGGTCCGACGGCGGTGCCCAGAGCCACAACATCGTCGCCCCCGAGGCGCCGGCAACGTATACGGCCGAGTACGCACAGGCCGTCGACGCGACGGGGCCGGTGATCTCCTCGGTCGAGGTCGTCCGGCGGTGGACGGATGGCGCCACGATCACCTGGACGACCGACGAGCCGGCCGACTCGCAGGTGGAGTACGGGACGACCATGGCCTACGGCAGCGTGACGCCTCTGGGCTCGGCCCAGGTGACCGCACACACGCGCCGGCTGCGGAACCTCACTGCCGGCACGCTCTACACCTTCCGGGTGCGCAGTCGCGACGCAGCCGCGAACCTCAGCGTGTCTTCCAATTTCACCTTCCGCACCAAGCGCTGAACGGCGGCCGGCTCGCCGGCATGCAGGGCCGCCTCGCCGGGGGGCGTGGAGGCGTCCACTGCGCCGCCGACTACCTCGCCGCCGACTTCTTCGCCGCGGACGCCTTCTTTGCCCCGTCGGAGTTCCCGTCCGACATCCCCGCGTCGCCGTCGCTCTTGGCCGCCGCCTTCTTGGCCGGTGCCGCCTTGGATGCCTTCTTCACGGGCGTGGCGTGGTCGTGGTCGTGCGCCTCTCCCGCATGCTCCTGGTCGAAGTTCTCGTGCGGGTAGTGGGCGTGGCTGATCTGGGCGTGATCGTGCTCGTGGTCGTGGTCGGAGCTGAGGTGGTCGAACCCTCCGGCGATCCGGTTGTGGTTGTGGGTCACGTGATAGTGCCGGTGTGAATGCACCAGCGCCTCGTGCTCGTGGGACTCCCATTCCCCGTGCTGCTCGTGACCCTCGGCCATGTCCCCTCCTGAGATGTGAGTGTTCGTCGCAGTAGACCTACCCGGACGAGCTGCGGAGCAACACCCTACGACGCGGGGGCGGTGCCCCTCCTGCGGGTCAGAGCTCGATGGTCATCCCCTCGGCCGCCGCGCTGACGGGCACGGGGGCGTGCCGGTGGGCGGCGACGATCGCGTCGAGGTCGTCGTCGGTGCGCCGCGGATCGTGGTGGAAGAGCACGAGCCGGGAGGCTCCGGCCGCCTCGGCCAGGCCCACGGCGTACTCGACGGCCGAGTGGCCGAAGTGGGCCTTCGGGCCGTACTCGGCGGCCGTGTACTGCGCGTCGTGGATGAGCACGT
Proteins encoded in this region:
- a CDS encoding fibronectin type III domain-containing protein, giving the protein ELQLTATDSGGTSDTKSVLLYPQTVALSFATQPSALRLVVGSTEATAPFSRTVIIGSSNSVSAPTPQFLNNSEYAFDSWSDGGAQSHNIVAPEAPATYTAEYAQAVDATGPVISSVEVVRRWTDGATITWTTDEPADSQVEYGTTMAYGSVTPLGSAQVTAHTRRLRNLTAGTLYTFRVRSRDAAANLSVSSNFTFRTKR